A window of the Mucilaginibacter sp. cycad4 genome harbors these coding sequences:
- a CDS encoding mechanosensitive ion channel domain-containing protein, with protein sequence MLKIFRVAALSLLFVTLLSSVNTFAQTKKKKPRSVRDSLRASILSRDSMMRALKRSDTSVNNLLQKVEYYTSAFNQIKSNLSKKLDTADISTKLPSFEKRVTLIKSLIDNDKSSTLRYLYTIRDVLTRSDDQLDLWQEQLADINSKLVQNQNDLDAISRDSVLKILPADSSLATTYLIQKIAIDSKYHRLDTTNKKVMVKVGLLQNRTSAVYITILDLKDQIDTKIRDFSIRAMSQEYNNIWSMNADEGNDFGTATKATANMNAKLFSFFFGRDILIHLAGLVVLFAFFAWVRASRRRIIRDNDTPESVFSQANYVVNYPFASSIILTFTLLPNVYDHPPVIVLEMFLLVLMIALLYLVKKACPATMFRYMLQLFGITIIYSLSNLYIQVTNIDRVAILILGMAASVISFRFLSKVRKAKDDYLPYTGFILKVFIFLQGSSFVCNVFGRVSLAKIIGISVVYNLWLALAMYYIVHIIMEALFLQLEAGKKSNNLTSFIDYKLMQNKFRSVLSILATLLWLVMLTQNLNVEDTVFDYLGDFLTKNRSIGGTNTQFTFQSVIIFVAVIWLSSIASKIISYLYDIAAKHANDIDVAKKKNRTSTLLIRIGVIALGFFLAVAASGVPIDKITIIISAFGIGIGFGLQNIVNNLVSGLILAFEKPIQVGDIIEVDSRSGTIMDIGIRASKIATADGAEVIIPNGDLISHHVINWTLSNNNRRVELIIGVAYGSNIEQVKEVLISLLRDHEDIMTEPPPSVFLHNLNESSVDFRVFFWAADINTWLGLKSRVLADIYDAFNKAGIDIPFRQQDVRVIWPKGLPPIKVEAPGLNDKAEEPEQGVDDAKTPKDQDQ encoded by the coding sequence ATGCTTAAAATATTCAGAGTTGCCGCGCTAAGTTTGCTTTTTGTTACACTGTTAAGCAGTGTTAATACCTTTGCCCAAACCAAAAAGAAAAAGCCAAGATCGGTAAGAGACTCGCTTCGCGCCTCTATCCTTTCGCGCGATTCGATGATGCGGGCGCTTAAACGCTCGGATACATCGGTAAATAACCTGCTGCAAAAGGTTGAATATTATACATCTGCCTTTAACCAGATCAAAAGCAATCTGTCAAAAAAGTTAGATACTGCCGATATCAGTACCAAACTGCCGTCGTTTGAAAAAAGGGTTACACTTATCAAATCGCTTATTGACAATGATAAATCAAGCACGTTAAGATATTTATATACCATCAGGGATGTGCTTACCCGAAGTGATGATCAGCTTGACTTGTGGCAGGAACAGCTTGCCGATATCAATAGTAAACTCGTTCAGAATCAAAACGATCTGGACGCCATATCGCGCGATAGCGTTTTAAAGATCCTGCCCGCCGATAGCTCACTGGCCACTACTTATCTTATCCAAAAAATAGCTATCGACAGCAAATATCACCGTCTGGACACCACCAACAAAAAGGTGATGGTGAAGGTAGGCCTGCTGCAAAACCGCACTTCGGCTGTTTATATTACTATACTCGACCTTAAAGACCAGATTGATACCAAGATCAGGGACTTTAGTATCAGGGCCATGTCGCAGGAATATAACAACATCTGGAGCATGAATGCCGACGAAGGCAACGATTTTGGAACAGCTACAAAGGCTACTGCCAATATGAACGCCAAGCTTTTTAGCTTTTTCTTCGGTCGGGATATACTTATTCATCTTGCGGGATTAGTAGTATTATTTGCCTTTTTTGCCTGGGTGCGCGCCAGTCGCCGTAGGATCATACGTGACAACGATACGCCCGAAAGTGTATTTAGCCAGGCCAATTACGTTGTAAATTACCCGTTCGCATCCTCAATTATTTTAACCTTTACATTGCTGCCTAACGTTTATGATCATCCGCCTGTGATTGTATTGGAGATGTTTTTATTGGTGTTGATGATCGCCTTGCTTTACCTGGTAAAAAAGGCATGCCCGGCAACCATGTTCCGTTACATGCTGCAGTTATTTGGGATCACTATTATTTACAGCCTGAGCAATCTTTATATCCAGGTAACCAATATCGACAGGGTGGCTATTTTGATTTTAGGCATGGCTGCATCGGTAATAAGTTTCAGGTTTTTATCAAAAGTGCGTAAAGCCAAGGACGATTACCTGCCTTATACCGGTTTTATATTGAAGGTTTTTATATTTCTGCAGGGCTCATCTTTTGTGTGTAATGTTTTCGGCAGGGTGAGTTTGGCTAAGATCATCGGTATTAGTGTGGTGTATAACCTGTGGCTTGCCCTGGCTATGTATTATATAGTGCATATCATTATGGAAGCCTTGTTCCTGCAACTGGAAGCCGGTAAAAAGAGCAACAATCTTACCTCTTTTATCGATTACAAATTAATGCAAAATAAGTTCAGGAGCGTGCTGAGCATATTGGCTACCTTGTTGTGGCTGGTAATGCTTACGCAAAACCTGAACGTTGAAGATACCGTATTTGATTACCTGGGCGATTTTCTGACCAAAAACCGCAGCATTGGCGGTACCAATACCCAGTTCACGTTTCAAAGCGTAATCATATTTGTTGCCGTGATCTGGCTGTCATCTATCGCGTCAAAGATCATCAGCTATCTTTATGATATTGCGGCCAAGCATGCCAATGATATTGACGTTGCCAAGAAAAAGAACCGCACCTCTACCCTGCTTATCCGCATTGGTGTGATTGCTTTAGGATTCTTCCTTGCCGTTGCTGCTTCAGGTGTACCTATTGATAAAATCACCATTATTATCAGTGCCTTTGGTATAGGTATCGGTTTCGGTTTACAAAACATAGTTAACAACCTTGTATCGGGTTTGATATTGGCTTTCGAGAAACCTATCCAGGTTGGAGATATTATTGAGGTAGACAGTCGCTCGGGTACTATAATGGATATCGGCATCCGCGCCAGTAAAATTGCTACTGCAGATGGCGCAGAGGTAATTATCCCTAATGGCGACTTAATATCTCACCACGTAATTAACTGGACACTAAGCAATAATAACCGCCGGGTTGAACTGATTATTGGGGTAGCATATGGATCCAATATCGAACAGGTAAAAGAGGTGCTGATCAGCTTGCTCCGCGATCATGAAGACATCATGACCGAACCTCCTCCCTCGGTGTTTCTGCATAACTTAAATGAAAGCTCGGTTGATTTCAGGGTGTTTTTCTGGGCAGCTGATATCAATACCTGGCTTGGGCTTAAAAGCCGTGTATTGGCAGATATCTATGATGCCTTCAATAAAGCAGGCATCGACATACCATTCCGCCAGCAGGATGTGCGTGTAATATGGCCAAAAGGCTTGCCTCCCATTAAAGTAGAAGCGCCGGGCTTAAACGACAAAGCAGAAGAGCCGGAACAGGGTGTAGATGACGCTAAAACTCCGAAGGATCAAGATCAGTAA
- a CDS encoding lysophospholipid acyltransferase family protein: protein MIKKGFTKLGILILYLISLLPFWFLYILSDIAFVIIYYIIHYRRDVVQQNLRNAFPEKTDQQRHDIERKYYRYLADLIVETIKMITVSEKQIRKRVVATNSDLVFDYFAKGKSIIAVAGHYCNWEMAALNFNFVTDKRFMIIYKNLSNKTFDDFFIKIRSRFGGQPVAMKQTLRKMIEYRKELTVSVLVGDQTPVMHEVNYFTNFLNQPTAVFLGIEKIAKTIDAAVVFYDMKRVKRGYYEYTLIPLTETPKETAEHEITDMHVKYLEGMIRREPQYWLWSHRRWKFKPEDLHR, encoded by the coding sequence ATGATAAAAAAGGGTTTTACTAAGTTAGGGATATTAATTTTATACCTTATATCGCTGCTTCCCTTTTGGTTTTTATACATTTTATCCGATATCGCGTTTGTTATTATTTACTACATTATTCATTACCGCCGCGATGTAGTGCAGCAAAACCTGCGCAATGCCTTTCCGGAAAAAACAGATCAGCAACGCCACGATATTGAACGAAAGTATTATCGTTACCTGGCCGATTTGATAGTAGAGACCATTAAAATGATCACCGTATCAGAAAAACAGATCCGGAAAAGGGTAGTGGCTACCAACTCCGATCTCGTGTTTGACTACTTTGCTAAAGGTAAAAGTATTATTGCAGTTGCCGGCCATTATTGCAATTGGGAAATGGCGGCCCTCAATTTCAACTTTGTTACCGATAAAAGGTTCATGATCATTTACAAAAACCTGTCGAACAAAACATTTGATGATTTTTTTATTAAGATCCGGTCAAGGTTTGGCGGGCAGCCGGTTGCTATGAAGCAAACACTGCGTAAAATGATTGAATACCGCAAGGAACTTACCGTTAGTGTATTGGTTGGCGACCAAACTCCTGTGATGCATGAGGTAAACTATTTCACCAATTTTTTAAACCAGCCGACTGCAGTATTTTTGGGGATTGAAAAGATTGCCAAAACAATTGATGCCGCTGTTGTTTTTTACGACATGAAAAGGGTAAAACGCGGATATTATGAATATACGCTAATCCCGCTTACCGAAACACCAAAAGAAACTGCCGAACACGAAATAACAGATATGCACGTGAAATACCTTGAGGGGATGATCAGGAGAGAACCGCAATACTGGTTATGGTCGCACCGGAGATGGAAGTTTAAGCCGGAGGATTTACATAGATGA
- a CDS encoding MFS transporter: MREEKVGNYRWVICSLVFFATTVNYLDRAVISLLKSDLTKEFNWNDGDYANIEIAFKIAYSIGLLAAGRIIDKIGTKLGYFLSTLLWSISAVCHAFVGSTFGFGVVRSALGLSEAGNFPAAIKTVAEWFPKKERAFATGIFNSGANIGAIVAPLTVPFIAVAWGWRWAFIITGSIGFIWLVLWQVIYRAPSKHSKVSKAELDYINSDHDSQTEALQPVEQKKISWGKLLSFKQTWAFVIGKFLTDPIWWFYLFWLPDFLESQYHLKGTEIAIPVALVYTMSTFGSVGGGWLPMNLIKNSWPVFKARKTSMFIYALAVIPIIFAQILGGVNMWLAVIVIGIAASAHQAWSANIFTTVSDMFPKRTIGSVTGLGGMFGSIGGVFLSLAVQKNLFVYYRSIGKIEIAYYIMFFVCGSAYILAWLIMHFLVPKMKPIELD, from the coding sequence ATGAGAGAAGAAAAAGTTGGAAACTACCGCTGGGTGATCTGCTCGCTGGTGTTTTTCGCAACAACCGTTAATTACCTTGACCGGGCGGTGATCAGTTTGCTTAAATCAGACCTTACCAAGGAGTTCAATTGGAATGATGGTGATTATGCCAATATTGAGATTGCATTTAAAATAGCCTATTCTATAGGCCTGCTGGCTGCCGGAAGGATCATCGATAAGATAGGCACCAAGCTGGGCTATTTCCTTTCAACACTACTATGGAGTATTTCGGCGGTATGCCACGCCTTTGTTGGCAGCACTTTTGGCTTCGGCGTAGTGCGTTCTGCATTAGGTCTCAGCGAGGCAGGGAATTTTCCTGCGGCTATTAAAACCGTGGCCGAATGGTTTCCGAAAAAGGAGCGTGCTTTCGCTACAGGCATCTTTAATTCAGGTGCAAATATTGGCGCCATAGTTGCTCCTTTAACAGTCCCGTTTATTGCGGTTGCCTGGGGATGGCGATGGGCCTTTATTATCACAGGTTCTATTGGTTTTATATGGCTGGTGCTTTGGCAGGTTATTTATCGTGCACCTTCAAAACATAGCAAGGTTTCAAAAGCCGAGCTCGATTACATCAACAGTGATCATGACAGCCAAACCGAGGCTTTGCAGCCTGTTGAGCAAAAGAAAATATCATGGGGCAAGCTGCTTTCGTTTAAACAAACATGGGCATTTGTTATAGGCAAGTTCCTTACCGACCCTATATGGTGGTTTTACCTCTTTTGGCTACCTGATTTTTTGGAAAGTCAGTATCATTTAAAAGGTACAGAAATAGCCATTCCTGTTGCGTTGGTTTATACTATGTCTACCTTTGGCAGTGTTGGCGGAGGTTGGCTGCCCATGAACCTCATCAAAAATAGCTGGCCGGTGTTTAAAGCCCGTAAAACATCCATGTTTATTTATGCGCTGGCAGTAATACCCATCATATTCGCCCAGATTTTGGGTGGTGTTAATATGTGGCTCGCGGTTATAGTAATTGGTATAGCAGCATCGGCACACCAGGCATGGAGCGCTAATATTTTCACCACAGTTTCGGATATGTTCCCAAAACGTACCATAGGTTCGGTAACCGGTTTAGGTGGTATGTTTGGTTCGATAGGGGGAGTATTCCTATCGCTTGCGGTGCAGAAAAACCTGTTTGTGTATTATCGGTCAATCGGTAAGATTGAGATAGCCTATTACATTATGTTTTTTGTTTGTGGCAGCGCTTACATTTTAGCCTGGCTCATTATGCATTTTTTAGTGCCTAAAATGAAACCAATTGAATTGGATTAA
- the aroQ gene encoding type II 3-dehydroquinate dehydratase: MKIQIINGPNLNLLGVREKSIYGDASFETYLETLRQRYANITIDYYQSNIEGEIINKLHEVGFSYDGIVMNAGAYTHTSIAIADAIAAINTPVIEVHISNVHKREEFRHKSMIAANCRGVIAGFGMDSYRLAIENLSLK; the protein is encoded by the coding sequence ATGAAGATACAAATAATAAACGGCCCCAATCTGAACCTGTTAGGTGTTCGCGAAAAATCAATTTATGGCGATGCCAGTTTTGAAACCTACCTCGAAACCCTGCGTCAACGCTATGCAAACATCACCATTGATTATTATCAAAGCAACATTGAGGGCGAAATTATAAATAAACTGCATGAAGTTGGCTTTAGTTATGATGGTATTGTAATGAACGCAGGGGCATACACCCATACGTCAATTGCCATTGCCGATGCTATCGCTGCTATCAACACGCCGGTTATTGAAGTGCATATTTCCAACGTACACAAACGCGAGGAGTTCAGGCATAAATCAATGATTGCGGCTAATTGCCGCGGCGTAATTGCAGGCTTTGGGATGGATAGCTATCGCTTAGCCATTGAAAACCTGTCGCTTAAATAA
- a CDS encoding WbqC family protein, translated as MIEKGAVLPMFYLPPVDYFVQLNTYKPDIQIEKEEHFPKQTYRNRANIYSPDGVLALVVPVIKGSKNHTKVKDVKISYDFMWQRLHWQSLQACYRRSAYFEFYEDDFAPFYEKQITYLFDYNQELLNLLLKLTKIKTELNYTDEYQAEYPNLHDFRFSIHPKKESDMQQKPYFQVFEDRGGFMKNLSIIDLLFNQGPQTINYL; from the coding sequence ATGATTGAAAAAGGCGCTGTGTTACCTATGTTTTATCTTCCGCCGGTAGATTATTTTGTACAGTTAAATACGTACAAGCCTGATATACAGATAGAAAAAGAAGAACATTTCCCTAAACAAACTTATCGCAACCGGGCTAATATCTACTCGCCCGATGGTGTGCTGGCATTGGTGGTGCCGGTAATTAAAGGTTCAAAAAATCACACTAAAGTTAAAGATGTAAAAATCAGCTATGATTTTATGTGGCAGCGCCTGCACTGGCAAAGCTTACAAGCCTGTTACCGCCGTTCGGCTTATTTTGAGTTTTATGAAGATGACTTTGCACCTTTTTATGAAAAACAAATTACCTACTTGTTTGATTATAATCAGGAGCTTTTGAACCTGCTGCTTAAGCTCACCAAAATAAAAACAGAATTAAATTATACGGATGAATACCAGGCCGAATATCCTAACCTGCATGATTTTCGGTTTTCTATCCATCCCAAAAAAGAAAGCGATATGCAGCAGAAACCATATTTCCAGGTATTTGAAGACCGTGGGGGCTTTATGAAAAACCTAAGTATCATTGACCTGCTGTTTAACCAGGGTCCGCAAACCATAAACTATTTGTAG
- a CDS encoding glycosyltransferase family 2 protein, producing the protein MTHTPKVAVVILNWNGLKYLKQFLPSVLSSTYPNLEIVMGDNASSDDSTAFMREHYPSVKIIQNDKNYGFTGGYNRVLAQVDADYYILLNSDVEVIPGWIDPVIELMESDGLIAAAAPKIRSYAQKDYFEHAGAAGGFIDKHGYPFCRGRIFYELEKDTGQYEQSGEVFWASGASLFIKKSIWDEAGGFDESFFAHMEEIDLCWRLKNMGYKVMYCAQSTIFHVGGGTLNAENPFKTYLNFRNNLLLIKKNLPFWRAVWVICIRFIMDLLALFRFLMEGKRKDAWAVSRAHQSFVLSLFKSGSPKVRKSESREVRKQNTAGIYRGSIVWDFFVKKKTHFTDLDPSEF; encoded by the coding sequence ATGACCCATACACCTAAAGTTGCTGTAGTTATTTTAAACTGGAACGGCCTAAAATACCTTAAACAATTTCTTCCTTCGGTATTATCCTCAACGTATCCCAACCTGGAGATTGTGATGGGCGATAATGCCTCATCTGATGACTCGACGGCATTTATGCGTGAGCATTATCCATCAGTTAAGATCATCCAAAATGATAAAAACTACGGCTTTACAGGCGGTTATAACCGGGTGCTGGCCCAGGTTGATGCTGATTACTATATCCTCCTTAATTCGGATGTGGAAGTTATCCCCGGTTGGATTGACCCGGTAATTGAATTAATGGAAAGCGATGGTTTAATTGCCGCTGCTGCGCCAAAGATCAGGTCATACGCACAAAAAGATTATTTTGAGCATGCTGGCGCCGCCGGGGGCTTTATTGACAAGCATGGTTACCCGTTTTGCCGCGGCAGGATCTTTTACGAACTGGAAAAGGATACTGGCCAGTATGAGCAATCGGGCGAAGTGTTCTGGGCGTCGGGGGCATCGCTGTTCATCAAAAAAAGTATCTGGGATGAAGCCGGTGGTTTTGATGAAAGCTTTTTTGCCCACATGGAGGAAATCGACCTTTGCTGGCGTTTAAAAAATATGGGTTATAAAGTAATGTACTGCGCGCAATCAACCATATTTCATGTTGGTGGTGGTACACTAAATGCCGAAAATCCGTTTAAGACCTATCTCAACTTCAGGAATAACCTGCTGCTTATAAAAAAGAACCTTCCTTTTTGGCGCGCAGTTTGGGTGATCTGTATCCGCTTTATAATGGATCTGCTTGCCTTGTTCAGGTTTTTGATGGAAGGCAAGCGTAAAGACGCCTGGGCGGTAAGCAGGGCGCACCAAAGTTTTGTGTTGAGTCTGTTTAAGTCGGGAAGTCCGAAGGTCCGAAAGTCCGAAAGTCGGGAAGTTAGGAAACAAAATACTGCAGGTATATACAGGGGCAGTATCGTTTGGGATTTCTTTGTGAAAAAGAAAACTCATTTTACTGATCTTGATCCTTCGGAGTTTTAG
- the corA gene encoding magnesium/cobalt transporter CorA produces the protein MNGNFKRLRLKKHKQAGNVGDRPGTIRIAEDALKPIISVYSYNKDELVTCEGKDIKTALKQLNKCDNHTHWIKINGLGDAALIEQIGEHCNINPLVLEDIANTHQRPKFDEYEYYAFCTSRIIHFNKDNEIINCQFSAIIKDNIIISFEEDHTERFDAVKTRLKAGKGAIRTAGPGYMCYALTDTIIDTYFVLLAEIGDHLDALEDKLYLSADKTIMFNAQQLKRTLIVVRRASWPERDKINDMIRSESPLITPEVKLFLRDAYDHCIQAMDLIENYKEVTSSIIDLYLSMVSNRMNEIMKVLTIISVIFIPLTFIAGIYGMNFSRQDDKGHILPDNMPELYWHHGYIYAIVFMFLIAIIQVFVFWKKGWFNRL, from the coding sequence ATGAATGGCAACTTTAAACGCCTGCGCCTTAAAAAGCACAAACAAGCGGGAAATGTAGGCGACCGACCGGGTACTATCAGGATAGCCGAGGATGCACTGAAACCCATTATATCCGTTTACTCATACAATAAAGATGAACTCGTAACCTGTGAGGGCAAGGATATCAAAACGGCATTAAAACAGCTCAATAAATGCGATAACCATACCCATTGGATCAAGATCAATGGTTTGGGCGATGCCGCGCTCATTGAGCAAATTGGTGAGCATTGCAATATAAACCCCCTGGTTTTGGAGGATATTGCCAATACCCACCAGCGCCCCAAATTTGATGAATACGAATATTATGCTTTTTGCACCAGCCGGATCATTCATTTCAATAAAGATAACGAGATCATTAACTGCCAGTTTTCGGCTATTATTAAGGATAATATCATCATTAGCTTTGAAGAAGATCATACGGAACGCTTTGATGCAGTTAAGACTCGCTTAAAGGCTGGAAAGGGTGCTATCCGCACTGCCGGTCCCGGATATATGTGTTATGCGCTTACCGACACTATAATTGATACCTACTTTGTGCTGCTGGCCGAAATTGGCGATCATTTGGATGCCCTTGAAGATAAGCTTTATCTCAGCGCCGATAAAACCATCATGTTTAATGCCCAGCAATTAAAACGTACATTGATTGTTGTACGCCGTGCCAGCTGGCCCGAGCGGGATAAGATCAATGACATGATCAGGTCTGAAAGTCCGCTGATAACTCCCGAAGTTAAATTGTTTTTGCGCGATGCCTATGACCATTGCATCCAGGCCATGGACCTTATTGAAAACTATAAAGAGGTGACGTCAAGTATCATCGACCTGTACCTATCCATGGTAAGTAACCGCATGAACGAGATCATGAAAGTGCTTACCATCATTTCCGTGATCTTTATCCCACTTACTTTTATAGCCGGTATATATGGGATGAATTTTTCCCGGCAGGATGATAAAGGCCATATCCTTCCGGATAATATGCCCGAATTGTACTGGCATCATGGTTACATTTATGCTATCGTATTTATGTTTTTGATAGCCATAATACAGGTGTTTGTATTTTGGAAGAAAGGCTGGTTTAACAGATTATAG
- a CDS encoding DUF3820 family protein: MENLKPDPKILIDIVQTKMPYGKYKGTIIADIPVSYLEWMAGKGFTKDKMGMLLSTTFEIKTNGLGEILFMVKQSLFRQGNR; encoded by the coding sequence GTGGAAAATTTAAAACCAGATCCTAAAATTCTCATCGATATTGTACAAACCAAAATGCCTTACGGTAAATATAAAGGCACTATTATAGCTGATATCCCGGTATCATACCTGGAGTGGATGGCCGGCAAGGGTTTTACTAAAGATAAAATGGGGATGTTGTTATCAACCACGTTCGAGATTAAAACCAATGGCTTGGGCGAGATCCTTTTCATGGTGAAGCAATCGCTTTTTCGGCAAGGAAACCGATAG
- a CDS encoding bifunctional 4-hydroxy-2-oxoglutarate aldolase/2-dehydro-3-deoxy-phosphogluconate aldolase, producing the protein MSKKDIVLDAILKQGTLPLFFYKDPEVSLQITRTLYKAGIRVFEYTNRGVAALENFRVLKQALANGEMPGLELGIGTIKSAQEAEAFIEAGADFIVSPIVNPEVGKLAAQHNLLWIPGCMTPTEIYTAQQNEAALIKIFPANILGPEFVSSIRDLFAGQLFIPTGGVELNHDSISTWFKAGVCAVGMGSKLISKNVLENQEYDKLYNDTLKLLEIVQTIK; encoded by the coding sequence ATGAGCAAAAAAGACATAGTACTTGACGCGATACTAAAGCAAGGGACATTACCGCTGTTCTTTTACAAAGACCCGGAAGTGAGCCTGCAAATAACCCGCACACTTTATAAAGCAGGCATAAGGGTATTTGAATATACCAACCGGGGCGTTGCCGCCCTCGAAAACTTCAGGGTGTTAAAACAAGCATTGGCCAATGGCGAAATGCCGGGACTTGAATTAGGTATCGGTACCATTAAAAGTGCTCAGGAGGCTGAGGCCTTTATTGAGGCAGGAGCCGATTTCATCGTGTCGCCAATTGTTAACCCTGAAGTGGGTAAACTGGCAGCGCAGCACAACCTGTTATGGATTCCCGGTTGTATGACGCCAACCGAAATTTACACAGCTCAACAAAATGAAGCTGCTTTAATAAAAATATTCCCGGCCAATATACTGGGGCCCGAGTTTGTATCCTCAATCAGGGATTTGTTTGCCGGCCAATTGTTTATACCAACAGGTGGGGTTGAATTGAACCATGACAGCATCAGTACCTGGTTTAAAGCAGGGGTATGCGCGGTGGGCATGGGCAGCAAGCTCATCAGCAAAAACGTACTGGAAAACCAGGAGTACGACAAGCTGTATAACGATACCCTCAAGCTGCTGGAAATAGTACAAACCATTAAATAG
- a CDS encoding MBL fold metallo-hydrolase translates to MNRRLSTKYFQVSQRVWGTKLLFVNVYMIANRPGAAKGWVLVDTGLKGSANKIIAMAEELFGPGTRPAAIVLTHGHADHAGGLAELLEIWNVPVYAHAFELPYLTGLSSYPPADPSLADGMMSLLSVFFPTAPINLGTKVKAIDMEAGIPELPEWKIIHTPGHTPGHISLFLPINSTLIAGDAFSTTKAESALYSFSSLKKLTGPPRYFTSDWEAAAQSVRRLAALEPRTVAAGHGPIMRGRELHDQLHELADNFEQVAIPAKGRYVGHPAVADEMGVTYIPPYVSSGILKATVGIAAALATFFIIKGLQE, encoded by the coding sequence ATGAACAGAAGGCTCAGTACAAAATATTTCCAGGTATCGCAAAGGGTATGGGGAACCAAATTATTATTTGTTAACGTTTACATGATCGCTAACCGTCCCGGTGCTGCCAAAGGCTGGGTTTTGGTTGATACGGGGTTAAAAGGTTCGGCCAATAAGATCATAGCCATGGCCGAGGAACTTTTTGGACCGGGAACCAGACCAGCAGCTATTGTGCTTACACACGGGCATGCCGACCATGCCGGCGGCCTGGCAGAGCTTTTGGAGATCTGGAATGTACCGGTTTATGCCCACGCATTTGAATTACCTTATTTAACCGGCCTATCATCATATCCGCCGGCCGATCCTTCATTGGCTGATGGCATGATGAGCCTGTTATCTGTATTTTTCCCTACTGCGCCTATAAACCTCGGCACAAAGGTAAAGGCCATCGACATGGAAGCAGGGATCCCCGAACTGCCCGAATGGAAGATCATTCACACACCAGGCCATACACCGGGGCATATTTCGCTGTTCCTGCCAATAAATTCAACTCTTATAGCCGGCGATGCGTTTTCAACCACTAAGGCCGAATCAGCTTTATATTCATTCAGTTCGCTTAAGAAACTAACAGGCCCGCCAAGGTACTTTACTTCCGACTGGGAAGCGGCTGCTCAATCGGTACGCCGGCTTGCCGCGCTTGAACCACGTACAGTAGCGGCAGGCCATGGCCCCATAATGCGCGGCCGTGAGCTGCATGACCAATTACATGAACTGGCCGATAACTTTGAGCAGGTAGCAATACCGGCAAAAGGCCGATATGTAGGGCATCCGGCTGTCGCTGATGAAATGGGCGTAACCTATATTCCGCCTTATGTAAGCAGCGGTATTTTAAAAGCAACAGTTGGTATCGCAGCTGCACTCGCGACATTTTTTATTATAAAAGGATTGCAGGAATAG